CCCCGATACCGCCGACCTCTTCCTCGGCGATGGACACCGAGACCACCGGCATCGCCTGCGGGGTAAGTCCGACGTTCTTGTACTCACGGAAGAAGGCGACGTTCGAATCGCCGTTGAGGGTGTTGAACACCGCATCGGCGTCCGCGGTCCGGACCTTGTTGATGATCGTCGAGAAGTCCGTCGAGCCCAACGGCGTGTAATCCTCGCCCTTGATCTCGATGCCGTTGGCCGCGGCGTATGCCTTGATGATGCGGTTGGCAGTCTGGGGGAAGACGTAGTCGCTACCGACCAGGTAGAGCGATTTGGTGCCCTTTTCCTTCAGATAGTCCAACGCGGGGACGATCTGCTGGTTGGTGGTCGCTCCGGTGTAGAAGATATTGGGGGAGGACTCCAAGCCCTCGTACTGCACCGGGTAGTAGAGCAGCGAGTTGTTGTCTTCGAACACCGGCAGCATGGCCTTGCGGCTCGAGGACGTCCACCCACCGAAGACGGCCGCCACGCAGTCACTGTTGATCAACTTCTGCGCCTTCTCGGCGAACACCGTCGGTTCCGAGGCGCCGTCCTCGCCCACCAGCTGGATCTGCTTACCGAGAACGCCACCGGCGGCGTTGATCTCGTCGACGGCCAGTTTGATGGAATCACGCACGGTGACCTCGGAGATGGCCATGGTGCCCGACAGCGAGTTCAGCGAGCCGACCTTGATGGTGTCACCGGAGGTGTCCACGCAGGATGCTGCGGCACTGCCACCCTCGTCGGTGGCCTTGCTACCACAGGCCGAGAGCAGCATCGAGGCGGTGACCACGACGCTTCCCGCTAACAGAAATGATCGCTTGGACGACGGTCGGAGGTGTGCCATCAACGGCCTTTCGTTCGAGTTCGGCTGCATGAGCGGAACTTTCGGACCCGTGTGGGTGTCGAATCGGCACGTTATGGGCGCTACGTTTCTGTGAAATTTCTGTATGTGACGAACAAATTAACCTCTTGCTCACACCCTGTTTTCTCGCGTCGGGCCGCGTCTGGGCGGCTGGTGTAACGATCCGGTAGCGTCCGGCGATGTGTTGGTCATGCGAAAAGCTACGAGCAAGATCGGTGCAGCAGCGGGCGCGGCCGCACTCCTGGCGGGTGCTGCTCTGGCATTCGGGCCGGCGGCCGCCCATGCCGAGCCGGAGGGCCAGTTGGTGCGCTACACCCTGACCTCGGGGGCGCCCTATCAATTCCAGGTGTTCTATCTGACGGCGCAGCCGCCCAATATGGGCGCCTACAACGCCGATGCCTACGCATACGCCAAGCGGGAGACGATCACCGTCGGGCCGGGGGCCCCGTGGGTCTTCGAGACCACGCTCGCCGATCCCCAGTGGGCGATCCTGCAGGTCAGCAGCACCACCAAGGGCAGCGTCGGCGCGCCGAACGCACATTGCGACA
This DNA window, taken from Mycolicibacterium neoaurum, encodes the following:
- the urtA gene encoding urea ABC transporter substrate-binding protein, yielding MAHLRPSSKRSFLLAGSVVVTASMLLSACGSKATDEGGSAAASCVDTSGDTIKVGSLNSLSGTMAISEVTVRDSIKLAVDEINAAGGVLGKQIQLVGEDGASEPTVFAEKAQKLINSDCVAAVFGGWTSSSRKAMLPVFEDNNSLLYYPVQYEGLESSPNIFYTGATTNQQIVPALDYLKEKGTKSLYLVGSDYVFPQTANRIIKAYAAANGIEIKGEDYTPLGSTDFSTIINKVRTADADAVFNTLNGDSNVAFFREYKNVGLTPQAMPVVSVSIAEEEVGGIGVQNITDQLTAWNYYQTIDTPVNDAFVAAYKKAYGANKPTSDPMEAAYVSVHLWKNTVEKAGSFDVKAIQDNAGGVSFDAPEGKVTIDGENNHITKTARIGEIKPDGLIYTVWESPAPIEPDPYLKSYPWAAGLSG